Below is a genomic region from Deltaproteobacteria bacterium.
TTACGCTTATAGAGGCGGCCAGGGGCCTTGAGGGAATCACCTTCAAGGTCATCGGGGACGGGCCCATGAGAGAAGCTTTGGCCTTGAAAGTCTCGCGTGAAGCAATCTATAATGTCAAGTTCCTCGGGTACATGTCGGGAAACGAGCTCAGGCAGGAGATAGCCAAATCGCTCTTCGTCGCTGTCCCGTCCGAATGGTACGAAAACAATCCCAGGTCGATAATCGAGGCCTTTGCCCTCGGTAAGCCTGTCGTAGGCTCGCGCATAGGCGGGATACCGGAGCTCGTCAGGGACGGCGAGACCGGCTTAACATTCGAGCCGGGCAATGCCGCGGACCTGAGGGAGAAAATAAGCCGGCTTGCGAAAGACCGCCGGAGGATAATCGATTTCGGCAGAAACGCCCGCGCACTCGTCGAGACCGAATTCGACTCGAAGAAGCATTACGAAAAACTCATGGCAGTCTATGAAGGCGCCATGCGAAAAGGGAAATCCGGATGAAAATAATGCTCCTCAATGCGCCTCCTTTGAAGACCCTCGGCGTGACGGGCCAGATATATCCGCCCCTCGGGATTCTGTACCTTGCGTCCTACGCGAGGGAGAAGAGGAAAGACCTCGAAATATGCGCCTGCGACGGCTACAAGGAAGAGCGCGAAACGCTCGTAAGGAGGATAACGAAATTCAATCCGAAGGTGCTCGGGGTATCCTTCACCACCCAGGCGGCTACAGGCGCATACAGGCTCATAAACGAGGTCAAGGCTGCCAACCCCGGCATCTTCATCGTGGCCGGCGGGGCGCATCCCACCATAGTCCCCGAGGACCTCTTTGAGCAGACCGGTGTCGACATGGTCGTGACCGGCGAGGGCGAGGTGACATTCCATGAGATACTCGAGAAGATAGACGGCGATGAAAAGGACCTGGACTCGATCCTGGGCACGGTTGTAAAGCGTAACGGCAAGATAAAGAGGAACCCCATCAGGCCTTTCATAGAGGACCTGGACACCATCCCGTTCCCGGCAAGGGACTTGATAGACCTCAAGAGATACCCCGGCTACATGTACAAGCGCTTCAGCCACGATACCGACATCGTCTCCGCGCGCGGCTGCCCGTTCAACTGCGTATACTGCTCGAACCCGATATGGAAGCAGCAGAAGCCCTGGTACAGGCTCAGGTCCCCGAAGAACGTCGTGGACGAGATGGAGCACATAATCGAGGCCTACGGCATCAGGGAATTTTTCGACCAGACCGACGAGTTCAACGGGAACAAGCAATGGGCGATGGACCTCTGCGACGAGATACTCAAAAGGAAACTCGACATAGCGTGGAAGGCCCAGATGAGGGTGGATAACATCGACGAGGCGCTTGCGGAAAAGCTCAAAAAATCGGGTTTCTGGATGGGCCTCTTCGGACTTGAGAGCGCGAACCAGAGGACGCTTACAGGCATAAGGAAGAAGCAGACTATCGAGCAGATGGACAAGGCGCTCGACATCATGAAAAAGAACGGTCTCAGGTGCTTCGGGCTTTTCATGGCCTTCAACGTCTGGGAGGAGAACGGGAAGCTCTGCTTCGAGGGCAGGGATGATTCGCTCAGGACATTGGCTTATCTGAAAGGTTTGCTGAAAGACAAGAAGCTCCATCTATTCGGCTGGTCGATGACGACCCCGTATCCAGGAAGCGAGCTATACCGCATCGCGGCCAAGCACAACCTCATAGACAAGGAATACGTCGGGAAATGGGAATACTTCGACTCGGGTTCGAATTTCCTCATGAAGCTTCCGGGCGTTAGCGAGAAGGACTGGCTGCAGGTCATGAACGCCGGGAAAAGGCTCCAGGCCATGTCGCTTTTCAGGAGCGGCACATTCAATCTCAGGGCCATGCCGCTTTACCTGAAAAAGGCATACTACGTCGCTGGAAGAAACCTGAAGAGGTTTTTCAATTAATCATGGAAGCATCAGTTATAGTCACCTACAGGTGCAACGCCCGCTGCCATATGTGCAATACCTGGGAGTATCCCACTAGGCCCAGGGAAGAGATAAAATCCCGGGTCCTTGAGAAACTTCCGCCGCTCGCTTTCTGCAACATCACCGGCGGCGAGCCCTTCCTGCGGGACGATATCGATGAGATAGTCTCAGTCCTCAGGAAAAAGGCGAAGCGGGTGGTCATAAGCACGAACGGCTATTTTACCGAAAAAGTCCTTGCCGTGGCGAGGCGTAACCCCGGCATAGGGGTGAGGATAAGCATAGAGGGCCTCCCCGCCGCAAACGACGAGCTCCGTGGCCTCAAGGACGGCTTTGACAGGGGCCTCCGGACGCTACTTGAGCTCCACAG
It encodes:
- a CDS encoding B12-binding domain-containing radical SAM protein; amino-acid sequence: MKIMLLNAPPLKTLGVTGQIYPPLGILYLASYAREKRKDLEICACDGYKEERETLVRRITKFNPKVLGVSFTTQAATGAYRLINEVKAANPGIFIVAGGAHPTIVPEDLFEQTGVDMVVTGEGEVTFHEILEKIDGDEKDLDSILGTVVKRNGKIKRNPIRPFIEDLDTIPFPARDLIDLKRYPGYMYKRFSHDTDIVSARGCPFNCVYCSNPIWKQQKPWYRLRSPKNVVDEMEHIIEAYGIREFFDQTDEFNGNKQWAMDLCDEILKRKLDIAWKAQMRVDNIDEALAEKLKKSGFWMGLFGLESANQRTLTGIRKKQTIEQMDKALDIMKKNGLRCFGLFMAFNVWEENGKLCFEGRDDSLRTLAYLKGLLKDKKLHLFGWSMTTPYPGSELYRIAAKHNLIDKEYVGKWEYFDSGSNFLMKLPGVSEKDWLQVMNAGKRLQAMSLFRSGTFNLRAMPLYLKKAYYVAGRNLKRFFN